One genomic region from Bubalus bubalis isolate 160015118507 breed Murrah chromosome 24, NDDB_SH_1, whole genome shotgun sequence encodes:
- the IL9R gene encoding interleukin-9 receptor isoform X1: protein MAPRPTCGSLLSLGVEGGVYGGCWSPLAPLRPAAVLLGSWFQMWAACVSLPREAHVTGRWLSPESGRGTLLQAQGRLGDKPPAGLGSITPAMGAGSCIWRGWTLQSEVLMREAGTCFLLCAWLSLGVPVLGDRGGPGPGAFTCYNNNILRIECHWPGPAPGQGAGSWLLFTSNVVPGSKHKCVFWAGMCTVELPPEEVLVPADNFTITFHHHISGKEQVSLVDPQYLPRRHVKLDPPSDLQSNVSSEHCVLTWSVSPALEPLAMLLSYELAFKRQEEAWEWARHKDHIVGVTWLKLEAAELDPGSAYEARLRVQMAALEGEVAEEERYEGVWSDWSQPACFAAPPRRGRLVPALGQSDSTLVAVSLFLLLSSLTYLLFKLSPRMKTALYKDVPSPGPFFQPLYSVHNGDFQTWIGAPGASPQAGRDHAGPPRGALLEARVREAVALLHCDPADAWPSAGLEEEGGPGPGLPAGVLPAEHVQWGVPPPAYLPQEDWAPVGRPRLVPPQCEGSSGDYCALDCSAGS, encoded by the exons ATGGCCCCCAGGCCCACGTGTGGCAGCTTGCTGTCCCTGGGGGTGGAAGGTGGGGTTTATGGTGGGTGCTGGTCCCCTCTCGCCCCTCTTAGGCCAGCTGCCGTGCTCTTGGGCTCGTGGTTTCAGATGTGGGCGGCCTGTGTCAGCCTCCCGCGCGAGGCTCACGTCACTGGTCGGTGGTTATCTCCTGAATCAGGCAGAGGGACTTTGCTGCAAGCGCAGGGGCGGCTGGGTGACAAGCCACCTGCAGGTCTCGGGAGCATCACGCCTGCCATGGGTGCCGGCAGCTGCATCTGGAGAG GTTGGACCTTGCAGAGCGAAGTTCTGATGCGAGAGGCGGGCACCTGCTTCCTGCTCTGCGCCTGGCTCAGCCTGGGGGTCCCTGtcctgggagacagaggag GGCCGGGGCCTGGGGCTTTCACCTGCTACAATAACAACATCCTCAGGATTGAGTGCCACTGGCCTGGCCCAGCGCCAGGCCAGGGGGCCGGCTCCTGGCTGCTCTTCACCAG CAACGTCGTGCCGGGCAGCAAGCACAAGTGTGTCTTCTGGGCCGGCATGTGCACCGTGGAGCTGCCACCCGAGGAGGTCCTCGTGCCTGCTGACAACTTCACCATCACATTCCACCACCACATCTCCGGGAAGGAGCAGGTCAGCCTGGTGGATCCACAGTATCTGCCCCGCAGACATG TGAAGCTGGACCCCCCCTCGGACTTGCAGAGCAACGTCAGCTCTGAGCACTGTGTCCTGACCTGGAGCGTCAGTCCTGCCTTGGAGCCTCTGGCCATGCTCCTCAGCTATGAGCTGGCCTTcaagaggcaggaggaagccTGGGAG TGGGCTCGGCACAAGGATCACATCGTTGGGGTGACCTGGCTCAAACTTGAAGCCGCCGAGTTGGACCCTGGTTCTGCCTATGAGGCCCGGCTGCGCGTCCAGATGGCCGCCCTAGAGGGCGAGGTGGCGGAGGAGGAGCGATACGAGGGTGTGTGGAGTGACTGGAGCCAGCCTGCCTGCTTTGCCGCTCCCCCCAGACGAG GTCGCCTGGTCCCTGCTCTGGGGCAGTCTGATAGCACCCTGGTCGCTGtgtccctcttcctcctgctgaGCAGCCTGACCTACTTACTGTTCAAACTGTCGCCCAG GATGAAGACAGCTTTGTACAAGGATGTGCCGTCCCCAGGCCCATTCTTCCAGCCTCTGTACAGCGTGCACAACGGGGACTTCCAG ACCTGGATAGGGGCCCCCGGAGCCAGCCCACAGGCTGGCCGGGACCATGCCGGCCCCCCACGAGGAGCCCTCCTGGAAGCCCGTGTCCGGGAGGCTGTTGCTTTGCTGCACTGTGACCCAGCAGACGCCTGGCCGTCGGcgggcctggaggaggagggcggcCCTGGGCCCGGCCTCCCGGCAGGTGTGCTGCCGGCAGAACACGTGCAGTGGGGGGTGCCGCCGCCCGCCTACCTGCCGCAGGAGGACTGGGCCCCTGTGGGCCGCCCCCGGCTGGTGCCCCCCCAGTGCGAGGGCAGCAGCGGCGACTACTGCGCCCTGGACTGCTCTGCGGGGAGCTGA
- the SNRNP25 gene encoding U11/U12 small nuclear ribonucleoprotein 25 kDa protein — protein sequence MVVQDPLLCDLPIQVTLEEVNSQIALEYGQAMTVRVCKMDGEVMPVVVVQNATVLDLKKAIQRYVQLRQEREGGIQHISWSYVWRTYHLTSAGEKLTEDRKKLRDYGIRNRDEVSFIKKLRQK from the exons ATGGTTGTGCAGGACCCGCTGCTCTGCGACCTTCCGATCCAG GTTACTTTAGAAGAGGTTAATTCCCAAATAGCATTAGAATACGGGCAAGCAATGACAGTGCGAGTGTGCAAGATGGATGGAGAAGTTATGC CCGTGGTTGTAGTCCAGAACGCCACTGTCCTGGACCTGAAGAAGGCCATCCAGAGATACGTGCAGCTCAGGCAGGAGCGCGAGGGAGGCATTCAGCACATCAGCTG GTCCTACGTGTGGAGGACATACCACTTGACCTCCGCGGGAGAGAAGCTCACAGAAGACCGGAAGAAACTCCGAGA ttaTGGTATCCGGAATCGGGATGAGGTGTCCTTCATCAAAAAGCTGAGACAGAAATGA
- the IL9R gene encoding interleukin-9 receptor isoform X2: MGAGSCIWRGWTLQSEVLMREAGTCFLLCAWLSLGVPVLGDRGGPGPGAFTCYNNNILRIECHWPGPAPGQGAGSWLLFTSNVVPGSKHKCVFWAGMCTVELPPEEVLVPADNFTITFHHHISGKEQVSLVDPQYLPRRHVKLDPPSDLQSNVSSEHCVLTWSVSPALEPLAMLLSYELAFKRQEEAWEWARHKDHIVGVTWLKLEAAELDPGSAYEARLRVQMAALEGEVAEEERYEGVWSDWSQPACFAAPPRRGRLVPALGQSDSTLVAVSLFLLLSSLTYLLFKLSPRMKTALYKDVPSPGPFFQPLYSVHNGDFQTWIGAPGASPQAGRDHAGPPRGALLEARVREAVALLHCDPADAWPSAGLEEEGGPGPGLPAGVLPAEHVQWGVPPPAYLPQEDWAPVGRPRLVPPQCEGSSGDYCALDCSAGS; the protein is encoded by the exons ATGGGTGCCGGCAGCTGCATCTGGAGAG GTTGGACCTTGCAGAGCGAAGTTCTGATGCGAGAGGCGGGCACCTGCTTCCTGCTCTGCGCCTGGCTCAGCCTGGGGGTCCCTGtcctgggagacagaggag GGCCGGGGCCTGGGGCTTTCACCTGCTACAATAACAACATCCTCAGGATTGAGTGCCACTGGCCTGGCCCAGCGCCAGGCCAGGGGGCCGGCTCCTGGCTGCTCTTCACCAG CAACGTCGTGCCGGGCAGCAAGCACAAGTGTGTCTTCTGGGCCGGCATGTGCACCGTGGAGCTGCCACCCGAGGAGGTCCTCGTGCCTGCTGACAACTTCACCATCACATTCCACCACCACATCTCCGGGAAGGAGCAGGTCAGCCTGGTGGATCCACAGTATCTGCCCCGCAGACATG TGAAGCTGGACCCCCCCTCGGACTTGCAGAGCAACGTCAGCTCTGAGCACTGTGTCCTGACCTGGAGCGTCAGTCCTGCCTTGGAGCCTCTGGCCATGCTCCTCAGCTATGAGCTGGCCTTcaagaggcaggaggaagccTGGGAG TGGGCTCGGCACAAGGATCACATCGTTGGGGTGACCTGGCTCAAACTTGAAGCCGCCGAGTTGGACCCTGGTTCTGCCTATGAGGCCCGGCTGCGCGTCCAGATGGCCGCCCTAGAGGGCGAGGTGGCGGAGGAGGAGCGATACGAGGGTGTGTGGAGTGACTGGAGCCAGCCTGCCTGCTTTGCCGCTCCCCCCAGACGAG GTCGCCTGGTCCCTGCTCTGGGGCAGTCTGATAGCACCCTGGTCGCTGtgtccctcttcctcctgctgaGCAGCCTGACCTACTTACTGTTCAAACTGTCGCCCAG GATGAAGACAGCTTTGTACAAGGATGTGCCGTCCCCAGGCCCATTCTTCCAGCCTCTGTACAGCGTGCACAACGGGGACTTCCAG ACCTGGATAGGGGCCCCCGGAGCCAGCCCACAGGCTGGCCGGGACCATGCCGGCCCCCCACGAGGAGCCCTCCTGGAAGCCCGTGTCCGGGAGGCTGTTGCTTTGCTGCACTGTGACCCAGCAGACGCCTGGCCGTCGGcgggcctggaggaggagggcggcCCTGGGCCCGGCCTCCCGGCAGGTGTGCTGCCGGCAGAACACGTGCAGTGGGGGGTGCCGCCGCCCGCCTACCTGCCGCAGGAGGACTGGGCCCCTGTGGGCCGCCCCCGGCTGGTGCCCCCCCAGTGCGAGGGCAGCAGCGGCGACTACTGCGCCCTGGACTGCTCTGCGGGGAGCTGA
- the POLR3K gene encoding DNA-directed RNA polymerase III subunit RPC10, whose translation MLLFCPGCGNGLIVEEGQRCHRFACNTCPYVHNVTRKVTNRKYPKLKEVDDVLGGAAAWENVDSTAEPCPKCEHPRAYFMQLQTRSADEPMTTFYKCCNAQCGHRWRD comes from the exons ATGCTGCTCTTTTGCCCGGGCTGCGGGAACGGGCTGATCGTCGAGGAGGGCCAGCGCTGCCACCGCTTCGCATGCAACACCTGCCCCTACGTGCACAACGTCACGCGCAAG GTAACAAATCGGAAGTATCCAAAGCTGAAAGAAGTGGATGATGTGCTTGGTGGAGCAGCTGCCTGGGAGAATGTTGACTCTACTGCAG AGCCATGTCCCAAGTGTGAACATCCTCGAGCCTATTTTATGCAGCTTCAGACCCGCTCTGCAGATGAGCCCATGACCACCTTCTACAAGTGCTGCAACGCCCAGTGTGGACACCGCTGGCGGGACTAA